A stretch of DNA from Maridesulfovibrio sp.:
ATCCGTTCAGAGACATGCTGATGAACAATGGTATACCTGTTTTTCCAGTATGCGACAGAGCCGTAGCAGCACTGGCCCTGTACTCAAAAGCCAGACTGCAGGCCGATACCATCCGGCTTACCTGTGGATGCGCATAGGGGAAACAGATTACCTGTCCGCCTTTTCACATCACCAACAAACAGCAACGCCCCGTTCCGGATTCAGAACGGGGCGTTGCTGTTGCAATATATCAAGGCACATTAATCTACATCAAATGCACTCTTCTTGAAAAAGCAATAAAACTCGTTGCTTTCGCGGCAAACCTTTTCATGCATTAGACAAAATCTGTTAAGCACCGCGTAAGAAGTTTCAGCACTGCCGAAAATACGTTCCTCTACAATTCTTTCTACTTCCAAGATTATACTTATGGTTACAAAACACAACACGCCAATTGCAAAGTACATTTCAACAGTCATCTCACTGCTCCTTTTTATGTCTAGTCAATGAGGATTGTACTCATAAAATAAGGATCGTCAACAGTTCTGCATTAATTCTTTTTTTCACATTTCAAAAATACTTATTCTTTTTTTCACAAACAAGATTTGAACACTTATAAAAATCAGATTCGCAAAATTTTTAGCCAACAAAGCCATACTGTTAAAGTACACTATAACTTAACTCATAAACATGTAACAATTCCTTACCGCTATGAAACAAACAATAAAAAAATTTTTAAGAACCCCAATTTACTGACGGTCCGAGCACAAAAAATGGTTAAAAACACTGCCGCAAGGAATAAGCGTTGACATTAGCCGCCCAGTCGGTACAGCTAAATCCGGACTTGGCTCATCGCAGCAACAACACTCCAGTGAGGATGGAAAGGACATGAAACAGGTGCAGGTACAGATCAAGATTTCCCCTGAAGACATAAACCGCCCCGATGCAATCCGCAAAGCGGCATTGAAACAGGCCGACTGCCCTGACAATAAGCAAATCTCCACACGCGTGCTGCGCCGCTCCATAGACGCGCGCTCCCGCACTCCGCACTACCTGCTCACGGTCGCAGTAGGTGACCGGGAAACCATAGAACCGCAGGAATCCGTTTTTACCCCCCGCAAACTCGAAGGTAAAACGGTGGCAATTGCCGGAGCAGGACCTGGCGGCTATTTTGCCGCCCTTACCCTGCTGGAACACGGGGTCAAACCGGTTATCATCGAGCGCGGAAAAGATGTTAAGCTGCGCCGCAAGGACCTGAAGAAAATCTATACGGAGAGCCTGGTCAACCCTGACTCGAACTACTGCTTCGGTGAAGGCGGAGCCGGAACCTATTCAGACGGCAAGCTCTACACGCGTTCAACCAAACGCGGAAATGTAGGCCGCATTCTGGACCTGCTCATCGCCTACGGAGCACCCGGAGATATCCGCATAGACGCCCATCCGCACCTCGGTTCCAATGTACTGCCGCGTATAGTCCGTAAAATACGCGAAGACATTATAGCCTGCGGCGGAGAAATACATTTCAACACCAGAGTTGATGATTTTCTGATTGAAGGAAACCGCATGACCGGAGTGGTCCTGAACAACGGAGAACGACTCATGACCGATGCGGTAATCCTGGCCACCGGCCATTCTGCGCGCGACATTTTTCACGCGCTTGCCGCCCGCAGTATACTCATAGAGGCAAAGCCGTTTGCCCTCGGCGTGCGCATTGAACATCCGCAGCCGATGATCGACAAAATTTTCTACCACAGTTCACCCCGCCACGAGAATCTTCCCGCAGCCAGCTACCGCATTTCCACGCAGGTGGACGGACGCGGAGTATTTTCCTTCTGCATGTGTCCCGGAGGGTACATAGTCCCGGCTGCCACGGCTCCCGGAGAATTAGTGCTGAACGGAATGAGCCTCTCCGCCCGCAATGCCCCGTTCGCTAATGCCGGTCTGGTGGCACAGGTCTTACTTGATGATCTGGAGGGAAATGGCAACCCTCTCTGTGCCCTTGAATATCAGGCTGCGGCAGAGAAACGCATATTCGAGGCGGACGGGACCAAAGGATTGCAGGCTCCTGCACAGAGAGTTTCCGATTTCATCGCCGGAAAGAATTCGGAGTCATTACCGGAAACATCCTACATTCCCGGCATATATTCCGCTCCCGTACATGAACTGCTGCCTGCCATACAAAGCAAGGCACTCAGGACCGGCCTTAAGGACCTCGGGCGCAAATTCAAGGGATTCGACAGCAGCGAGGCTAAAGTGCTGGCTGTTGAGTCCAGAACAAGTTCACCGGTACGTATACCGCGAGACCGGGAAACATTTGAGCACGTGCAGATAAAAGGATTTTTCCCCTGCGGTGAGGGGGCAGGATATGCAGGAGGAATTATCTCGGCCGCCATGGACGGAGAAAAGTGCGCGCTGGCAGCTGTAAAATCAATGTCATGATTAATCAGCGCATTATACGAATCTGGTAACCTTTGTCCCCGAACCCTTTGAACGGATCAATATTCCAGCGTTTCAATTCAGGCGCGCTGAACAGGAGGTGCCCCTGTTTATTCATAACAGGTTGTATGTCCTCAACTTTTTCACCGTTCAAAACTCTTTCGATCAACTTCAGAGCCTCTCTGCCCTGATCAAGGCCGCAAACAACGTATCCTCCGATTGCCCGCCCTTTTCCAACCGAAAGAGCCCAAAGAGCAAAAACGGGAAGCGGAGAATTTTCAGCCGTCCAGTGCATGACTTCTTTGCTCTCAATTATTCTGCCATGAGAATCTTTGAAAATATGGTATGTTCCCACCACCAACGCATTGTAGCCACGCTTTTTGGCTGAAAGAACGCTTTTTTTCCACTTGGAGAAACTTGGCAGGAGCTCGACATCCACATGAGTGTCAGAGACATTAAACGATGATTCATTATTGAACGACTCCTCCATGAGGGCTTTTGCACTGAGTCCATCGTCCATTATCACCAGAGCTCGTTTGAGAGACGGGCCGACCAGTTCACGCAGGTAGAAAATCGATCTTTTCATTAACGGTCGCTCGAACACTCCGGTCATATGCCTTGTATCTGACACATAATTACGGATATTGCCGTTAACTCCCAGAAAAATGATCGGAATTCCCTTTGACTCGAAATATCCGCCAAGTTCCCTGACCGCAAAATCATCAGTCAGAACGACCAGATCAGGTTTATAATGTTCGCTGAAAGCTTTGACCCGGGCAATATTGTCGGCGCAATTGTCCGGATACCTGCGTTTGTAATCAAGATCGTGAAAAGAAAGGTCCGCCTTTCCTTCAAGCCCTCGCTTCAATATTGAATTATGATCTTTCACCCACAAAAAATCGGCATGGTAGCTGTTGACTATCATGATCCTGGGAAGTCCGGCGAAAGCACTTGAGCTCAAGGCTGACAGCAGGCTCAGCAGTAAAAACAGAAAACGGACGATCTTCATGTCACCTCAACAAGACAACCATTTGATATAACATTGATAAAAGGTCACATAGAGGCCGATACTACAGCAAACAAATTACCAATACGCTTATCTGGGGGTTATAATGTTACTCCACAGCCAGAAAATGAGCAACACATCCCGTCATTGCGAACAAAACAAATACAAATTCTCACCACAATTCCAATTATAAAAAAAGACGAAAGAAATTCGGGGATTCCTTTCGTCTTGTATGAATAGGGATGCCGCGCAGTACGACGTCCGCCGGACAGTTGTGTGCGAAATCTAGCAGGAAGCCTTGCGGCTTTCTTCGATATAAACTTCGCAGAGGCGCTTGCTTACGGGGCCGGGAGTTCCGTCACCGAGTTTTACGCCGTCAATTTCGATAACAGGGGTAACAAAAGAGGTGGCAGCAGTCATGAAAGCTTCAACAGCTTTCTGGGCTTCGGCGATTGTGAAGGGGCGTTCTTCAATTTCCAGATCAAGCTCTTCTGCAATACGCAGCACGGACTTGCGGGTAATGCCGGGGAGAATGGAATTGGAGAGGTTGCGGGTAATGATCTTGCCTTCTTCAGTAACGATGTAGGTGTTGTTGGAGGAGCCTTCGGTTACGAAACCGTCTTCTATCATCCAGGCATCGTCCTTGCCCTGTTTCTTTGCTTCGCTCTTGCACATGGAAGCGGCGAGCAGCTGAACAGTCTTGATGTCGCGACGTCCCCAGCGGATATCGGGAACAGAAATTACACGAAGGCCGGATTTGGTGCCGGTGAGGCTTTTGGCCTGGGTGAAAAGGACAACGGTCTGGGGAAGATCTTTGGGAATGACAAAGTCACGATCGGTGGCACCACGGGTTACCTGCAGGTAGATTGCGCCTTCTTCCATATTGTTGCGCTTTACGATTTCACGATGAACTTCAAGAAGTTCTTCAGAGCTCATGGGCATGGGCATACCGATTTCACCGAGAGAGCGCTGCAGACGGGCAATATGGCCGTCCCATTCGCAGATTTTGCCGTCAAGAACAGCGGTTACTTCGTAGATTGCATCTGCGAAAAGGAAACCTCTGTCAAAAACAGATACCATAGCTTCTTCTTCAGGCACATATGCGCCATTGACATATACTGTACGACTCATTTTTCAGTCACCTTTTAAATTTATTAGGTCTCACGCCCTAACAGGCTGTAGGGACAGGCATTTTACCTATTTACAAGTCTGGGACGCGAAACATATTTAAATCATATAAAAATCCAGAACAACCGCCGGGAAACAAGTTACTCCCGGCAAGCGACACTGAACGGTTATCCCCAGAGTTCCGGACGCGGCGGGAAGACGGACTTGTCATCATACTCAAGTCCATGCTCCCTGTCCTTTGCAAGCAGCAGAGGACCGTCCAGATCCACGACAGAGGCACCACGGGCAACAAGCACAGCCGGGGCCATGGCAAGGGAAGAACCTACCATGCATCCGACCATGACCTTGTATCCGGCCGCAAGCGCGGCTTCACGCAAGGCAAGAGCTTCGGTCAAACCACCGGTCTTGTCCAGCTTGATGTTGACCATATCATACTTGCCTGCAAGCCCGGGAAGCGAGGCACGGTCGTGACACGATTCATCAGCGCAGACAGGAAGCACGCGGTCCATATCAAGCAATGCGTCATCATCCGCTGCGGGAAGCGGCTGTTCCACCATTTCCACACCGAGGCGTACAAGTACGGGAGCCAGTTCACGGTAGATTTCCGGGGTCCAGCCCTCATTGGCATCTACTATTATACGTGAATCCGGTGCTCCGCTGCGTACGGCCTCAATGCGGGCGATGTCTTCAAGTCCGCCTCCGAGCTTGGTCTTGAGCAGGGGACGAAATGAATTTTCAGCAGCCTGACTGCGCATTTTCTCAGGAGTAC
This window harbors:
- a CDS encoding ABC transporter substrate binding protein — protein: MKIVRFLFLLLSLLSALSSSAFAGLPRIMIVNSYHADFLWVKDHNSILKRGLEGKADLSFHDLDYKRRYPDNCADNIARVKAFSEHYKPDLVVLTDDFAVRELGGYFESKGIPIIFLGVNGNIRNYVSDTRHMTGVFERPLMKRSIFYLRELVGPSLKRALVIMDDGLSAKALMEESFNNESSFNVSDTHVDVELLPSFSKWKKSVLSAKKRGYNALVVGTYHIFKDSHGRIIESKEVMHWTAENSPLPVFALWALSVGKGRAIGGYVVCGLDQGREALKLIERVLNGEKVEDIQPVMNKQGHLLFSAPELKRWNIDPFKGFGDKGYQIRIMR
- a CDS encoding FAD-dependent protein; translated protein: MKQVQVQIKISPEDINRPDAIRKAALKQADCPDNKQISTRVLRRSIDARSRTPHYLLTVAVGDRETIEPQESVFTPRKLEGKTVAIAGAGPGGYFAALTLLEHGVKPVIIERGKDVKLRRKDLKKIYTESLVNPDSNYCFGEGGAGTYSDGKLYTRSTKRGNVGRILDLLIAYGAPGDIRIDAHPHLGSNVLPRIVRKIREDIIACGGEIHFNTRVDDFLIEGNRMTGVVLNNGERLMTDAVILATGHSARDIFHALAARSILIEAKPFALGVRIEHPQPMIDKIFYHSSPRHENLPAASYRISTQVDGRGVFSFCMCPGGYIVPAATAPGELVLNGMSLSARNAPFANAGLVAQVLLDDLEGNGNPLCALEYQAAAEKRIFEADGTKGLQAPAQRVSDFIAGKNSESLPETSYIPGIYSAPVHELLPAIQSKALRTGLKDLGRKFKGFDSSEAKVLAVESRTSSPVRIPRDRETFEHVQIKGFFPCGEGAGYAGGIISAAMDGEKCALAAVKSMS
- the dgcA gene encoding N-acetyl-D-Glu racemase DgcA → MKISVARDVFPLAQVFTIARGSRTEAVVLRVEIEQDGIVGRGECVPYARYNETVESVTAQIESLEMPLSRERLQSALPAGAARNAVDCALWDLEAKLAGVPVWKLAGIEEPAAEITAYTLSLGTPEKMRSQAAENSFRPLLKTKLGGGLEDIARIEAVRSGAPDSRIIVDANEGWTPEIYRELAPVLVRLGVEMVEQPLPAADDDALLDMDRVLPVCADESCHDRASLPGLAGKYDMVNIKLDKTGGLTEALALREAALAAGYKVMVGCMVGSSLAMAPAVLVARGASVVDLDGPLLLAKDREHGLEYDDKSVFPPRPELWG
- a CDS encoding D-amino-acid transaminase — its product is MSRTVYVNGAYVPEEEAMVSVFDRGFLFADAIYEVTAVLDGKICEWDGHIARLQRSLGEIGMPMPMSSEELLEVHREIVKRNNMEEGAIYLQVTRGATDRDFVIPKDLPQTVVLFTQAKSLTGTKSGLRVISVPDIRWGRRDIKTVQLLAASMCKSEAKKQGKDDAWMIEDGFVTEGSSNNTYIVTEEGKIITRNLSNSILPGITRKSVLRIAEELDLEIEERPFTIAEAQKAVEAFMTAATSFVTPVIEIDGVKLGDGTPGPVSKRLCEVYIEESRKASC